Proteins encoded within one genomic window of Homo sapiens chromosome 21, GRCh38.p14 Primary Assembly:
- the KRTAP24-1 gene encoding keratin-associated protein 24-1, protein MPAGSMSTTGYPGVCSTTSYRTHCYIPVTSSVTLSSSDLSPTFGHCLPSSYQGNLWLLDYCQESYGEAPTCKSPSCEPKTCSTTGCDPSNSSVPCNSPSAGQVFSVCETTNVSPSPSCSPSTQTNGYVCNCHIPTRNASKACQTLRNGSNCFGQLNCLSKSFQTLNHCRLSTLGYKSYQNPCFIPSYVSPLCYISNSCQPQSYLVRNYHYSSYRPTSCRPLSYLSRSFRSLSYIPSTFPPLRYLCSGSRPLKCY, encoded by the coding sequence ATGCCTGCAGGCTCCATGTCTACTACAGGCTATCCTGGGGTCTGCAGTACCACATCATACAGAACTCACTGTTATATCCCAGTGACCTCTTCTGTTACTCTTAGCTCCAGTGATTTAAGCCCTACCTTTGGACACTGCTTACCCAGTAGCTACCAAGGAAATCTCTGGCTCCTGGATTACTGCCAAGAATCCTACGGTGAAGCACCAACCTGCAAATCTCCCAGCTGTGAGCCCAAGACCTGCAGTACCACTGGTTGTGACCCGTCAAACTCCTCTGTGCCCTGCAACTCCCCATCAGCAGGCCAAGTCTTCAGTGTCTGTGAAACTACCAAcgtcagccccagccccagctgcagCCCAAGCACCCAGACCAATGGGTATGTATGCAATTGCCACATACCCACTCGAAATGCATCCAAAGCCTGCCAAACCCTCCGCAACGGTTCCAACTGCTTTGGACAACTTAACTGCTTATCCAAGAGTTTCCAAACTCTAAACCACTGCAGATTGAGTACTTTGGGGTATAAAAGCTACCAAAATCCTTGCTTCATACCCAGCTACGTCTCACCATTATGTTATATTTCCAACAGCTGCCAACCCCAAAGCTATTTAGTGAGAAATTATCACTATTCAAGCTACAGGCCTACGAGCTGCCGACCACTGAGCTATTTATCTAGAAGCTTCAGATCTCTGAGCTATATACCCAGTACCTTTCCACCTCTGAGGTATTTGTGCAGTGGTAGCAGACCTCTGAAATGCTATTGA
- the KRTAP25-1 gene encoding keratin-associated protein 25-1, which yields MHNRSQGFFFSSCHPQNHVSYGCQSPSFIFCRCQSLNFVSRTCYPLSYFSYGNQTIGSISNSFRSLNYVSHSFQPISFMHSSFQPACSDFVGWQSPFLRRTC from the coding sequence ATGCATAACAGATCTCAAGGCTTTTTTTTCAGTAGTTGCCACCCCCAAAACCATGTCTCTTATGGCTGTCAATCACCGAGCTTTATTTTTTGTCGCTGTCAATCACTGAATTTTGTGTCCAGGACCTGCTATCCCTTGAGCTATTTCTCCTATGGTAATCAAACTATAGGTTCTATATCCAACAGCTTCAGATCCCTGAATTATGTGTCTCATAGTTTCCAACCTATTTCCTTCATGCACAGCAGTTTCCAACCAGCTTGTTCTGATTTTGTGGGTTGGCAATCTCCATTTCTTAGAAGAACATGCTGA